A window of Hevea brasiliensis isolate MT/VB/25A 57/8 chromosome 14, ASM3005281v1, whole genome shotgun sequence contains these coding sequences:
- the LOC110664989 gene encoding WAT1-related protein At1g68170-like yields the protein MKFLMEICKLVDGLKPVLVMALVQVAYAGANVLYKLAVSDGMSLRIIVAYRYIFATAFMIPLALYFEKDNRPKLTWTVLFQAFLCGLFGGSFSQNLYVESLALTSCTFATAMFNLVPAVTFILAISFGLEKVGLKTLAGKAKVLGTVMGIGGAMLLTFYRGPEINVWKTHINLLKRYQSHESHLGSSSHGNRALGSLLSLGNCFSYASWLIIQATMSARYPYPYSSTALMSLMASIQATIYAICMEKNWSAWKLGWNIRLLTAAYAGMVVAGLMITLVIWCVRKRGPLFVSIFNPLMLVCTAFAGSLLLNESLHVGSILGAALIVFGLYAVLWGKNMEMKKMPKLVPLRTFQEAEKSEKIEVVVSSQEYDNGNSDSKVENCNKA from the exons ATGAAGTTCTTGATGGAGATTTGTAAGTTGGTGGATGGGTTGAAGCCAGTGTTGGTAATGGCGTTGGTTCAAGTGGCATATGCTGGTGCTAATGTGCTCTACAAATTAGCAGTCAGTGATGGAATGAGCTTGAGGATCATTGTTGCCTACAGATACATTTTTGCCACAGCTTTCATGATTCCTCTTGCTCTCTACTTTGAGAA AGATAATAGGCCTAAACTGACGTGGACAGTACTCTTTCAAGCATTTCTTTGCGGGTTATTTGG GGgatcattttctcaaaatttgtaCGTTGAAAGTTTAGCCTTGACGTCTTGCACATTTGCCACTGCCATGTTTAATCTTGTACCAGCTGTTACCTTCATCTTAGCCATCTCTTTTGG GTTGGAGAAAGTGGGACTAAAAACTCTAGCAGGAAAGGCAAAAGTGTTAGGGACAGTAATGGGGATTGGAGGAGCCATGCTGCTTACCTTCTACAGAGGACCAGAAATTAACGTCTGGAAAACACACATTAATCTTCTGAAACGTTATCAGTCCCATGAAAGCCACTTGGGTTCATCATCTCATGGCAATCGTGCCTTGGGTAGTTTATTATCTTTGGGCAACTGCTTCTCTTATGCCTCATGGTTAATCATTCAG GCTACGATGAGTGCAAGATATCCATATCCCTACTCAAGCACAGCTTTGATGTCATTGATGGCATCAATCCAAGCTACTATTTATGCCATTTGCATGGAGAAAAATTGGAGTGCATGGAAGTTAGGTTGGAATATAAGATTGCTCACAGCAGCATATGcg GGAATGGTTGTCGCTGGCTTGATGATTACTCTTGTAATATGGTGTGTACGTAAGAGGGGTCCACTATTTGTGTCCATTTTTAACCCTCTAATGCTCGTATGTACTGCCTTCGCTGGTTCTCTACTCCTTAATGAAAGTCTACATGTCGGGAG CATATTAGGAGCAGCATTGATAGTGTTTGGTTTATATGCGGTATTGTGGGGCAAGAACATGGAGATGAAGAAAATGCCTAAACTTGTTCCATTGAGAACCTTCCAAGAAGCAGAAAAATCAGAAAAGATTGAGGTGGTTGTTTCTTCTCAGGAATATGATAATGGCAACAGTGACTCCAAAGTTGAAAATTGCAATAAGGCATGA